Part of the Romeriopsis navalis LEGE 11480 genome, TTTTACCAAAGAGTACGACTATAAGGTGATTCCTGGTGGGTCGGTGAAGGATCAAGTGATGGTGGTGGCGCAGCCGAAAAAGTCTGGATACCGATCGTTCATCGGGGTCGTGGCGGTTGTGGTTAATACCCAGACTCAAGCGGCTCGCCCCTCAGCAGTTTTATGTGAGAGTGAAAAACCGACACAGAAATTGCCCTTATTTCCGAAGTTGAAAGCGGGTGAAAAGCCGACTTGTCCAACGGGGTATAAGGCGATTAGTCGTTAGGATTGCCAATCACCGTCTCAGTTCAATGTCTCAGATTAATCGGATAGCTCATTAAAAAAGCCGCTTCCCAATCGGAAGCGGCTTTTTGCTGAATCAATCAAGGCTTTAACTTAGCCCTGCTTGTATTCTTCGAAAGTCTGATAGTTGCGCTCTGGGTGATACAGGTGGCAAACTGTCACTTCTTTCATGAGTTCCAGATTAAACTTGCGCTCAACTAGTCGATCGCCCCAAACGCCTTGCAAAAAGCGATGTGCTTTACGCAAATTGTAGGAAGGAATTGCCGTAGAAATATGGTGGGGAATGTGGACATTAATGTCATGGCACATAAACTCAACCCATTTCGGATAGTCGCAGTGGACTGTACCAAAGAGTTGGGATTCGGCTTCGTTCCAATCTTCCGGCTCTTGGAACGGGATTTCCGGCAATGTGTGGTGGACCACTGTGAACGTACTCATCCAGAAGTGGTAAACCAAGAACGGCATAAACCAGAAGGTAATTAAGCCGCCCACACCAGTGGTGAGGGTCAACAACGGTAGACCAATCAAACCCGCAACGATGACGACGGTGTTGGAGAACTTTGCATTCTTCCAATCACGCTCGCTCGCGTAGTTCTCACGCTTAAAGTGAATCAAAGCCCAGTGCAGGATCGAACCAACAGGCCACAACCAACCGCGCATCAGGCGATATACAAACCGCTCAACGCCATTCAAGCCGTCATAAAATTCGGTGCGCCAAGGCTGCCAAGCGTTATCAACATCCATTTTGTTGGTGTGCTTGTGGTGCTTGTCATGGAGCAACCGCCAGCTATGGAAGGGATAAAGAATTGGCAAGAGCGTGATGTGCCCCACCAAGTCATTCACCCAGAGTTTATTGGAGAACGATCGGTGGCCACAATCGTGAGCAATCACGAAGAAGCCAGTCAGTGCAGTACCCGTAAAGACCCAACAAAGGGGTAATAAATACCAAGGGGCGACTGCCAAACTCCAGTAGCCAAGTGCCACTAAAGCTGTATTGACAACTACTCTGGTCCAAGCCTTGCTTGCATCCTTCTGGAAATATTCCTTCGGAATGCTGCGGATAATATCCTTCAGGCTCAACTCGGAAGCATCAGCTTTATCTAGTAGCGCCTGCGGAGAAATTTGCGTTGCAGTCATGTATTCAATCCTTTGCGGATGTTTGGCCGATCACACCAAAACAACTGTTACGTCTAAGCCAACCAGACGCAGAAGTTGATTTGAACTGAACTAATAAGAAGTTTTGTTCGATATTTGTAACAAAACTCCACCATTTATAGCACGTTTCGCGATCAGGCTGACTGCTGATTCCGTTGGCTGGGCGCTGATCCCGGTACCACTTAGAAAATCTGACTAGGGTGGTGGGCAATGCCGTCAGCGAAGTTCCGAACCCATACAGTTGCGTTATGTGTCGCAAGGTGGACGAATTCTTGAAAGCGGCGAACTAATTTCTCCTGCGATCGGTTCAGCCACCGCCATTGATTAATTGTCCTGACTGCTGCTATTTAGTTGCGGCGACTGCTTGCTCCTTCAGCAGCGGGAACCCCAGCGCTTCTCGTTGGTTGTAGTAAAGCGTTGCGACTTTGCGGGAGAGATTGCGCACTTTGCCGATGTAGCGATTTCGCTCAGTGACGGAAATCACGCCCCGCGCATCGAGTAAATTAAATGTGTGGGAGCATTTCAACACGTAGCTAAAGGCCGGAAGTACCAGTTCTTTTTCCATTAGCCGGACGGCTTCCTGCTCATACAAACTGAACAGGTTGAATAATAAGTCAGAATCCGATGCCTCGAAGTTGTAGGTCGATTCCTCGATCTCACCCTGCATATGAATATCGCCGTAGGTGATTTCGTCGTTCCACTGAATATCAAAAATCGAATCGACACCCTGGAGATACATGGTCAAACGTTCGAGACCATAGGTGATCTCCACCGACACCGGCTTGCAGTCCAAACCGCCGCATTGCTGGAAATAGGTAAACTGTGTCACTTCCATGCCATCGAGCCAGACTTCCCAGCCGACGCCCCATGCCCCGACTGCCGCATCTTCCCAATTATCTTCGACGAAGCGAATATCGTGCTCCTCGGGTTGAATCCCGAGTACCCGCAGGGAATCGAGATAAATTTCTTGGATATTTTCTGGCGACGGCTTGATCAGAACTTGGTATTGATAATAATGTTGCCCGCGATTCGGGTTCTCACCGTAGCGACCATCCCCCGGGCGCCGACAGGGTTCGACATAGGCAACGGACCAAGGCTCCGGCCCGATCGCCCGCAAAAACGTATGGGGACTCTTGGTGCCTGCGCCCTTTTCCGTGTCATAGGGTTGCATGACTAAGCATCCACGATCGCTCCAGAACTGATGCAACGCCGAAATGACTGACTGAAAATTCACGCTTCGTTTCTCCCCAAGTCCGGAAAATAATGCTTTCTAAAATTAGTGCTTTAACAATCTACCCCATCCCCAGTGGCATTGCGTTAAGGGAAGGGTTGATAATAGTCGATGAGTTTGCTCTTAACCAACAGTTGCTATGGCATTTCAAGGACTGCAATCAGTGCTGCGCCAAATTGAGCGGCAGTATCAATCGCCCCAGCAGCGTCACTGGCGATCGCTCAATCAAGTCTGGCCGCAGATTGTTGGCGAGAAGTTGGCGGCCCAGACGCGCTTGATGAATATTCGATCGCAGGTTTTGCAAGTTGCAGTTGCGAATCCAATACTAGTTCAGACCTTGATGTTTGAACGATCGCGGTTTCTGAAGAAACTCACTGTCGCCTTAGCTGCCCAAAACAATGAACTGATCCCCGAAACGCTGATCACTGATTTACGATTTTCCACCGCGGGCTGGCATCAAGCCAAAACGTTAGATTCGCCCTATCACCAATTCAACAGTTGGGATCAACATCCTTGCCAGTCACCACCGAGTGAGGCACCGCCCAAACCCACCCAAACCACTTTATTTCAGGATCCCGCGATCGCCTTTCAGCGTTGGTCGGAGCAGGCGCGCGATCGTTATCAAACCGCACCCAGTTGTCCGCAGTGTAGCGGTCCAGCATTAGCTGGTGAGCTAGAGCGATGGGGATTTTGTAGTTTGTGCTATTCCCAAAGCCAAATGCTGCGACCGGACTCATCCCTTGCCGAACCACTGGATTAAGGCTTGAATCCAGCCAATTCGAATGAGTTCGATTCACGATGCTAGAGTTGTTCGAGTAATTTATTTTGATCCGTGAAAATTCAGAGAATATCGAATTTAAAATGTACTTTTAACTACTATTAATACGTAAAGATTTGAAAATGCTTGGCGGATCTCTGGTTGCGATCGGGATTATTACAGGCATCCCTTGCGGGACAGGCGATCCACTAGGGATGGCAAATCTAAAGAAAATCTGTAGCTGGGATCATTCCATTAACCTCCAAAAAACCTGGTCTGGTTAGGCTTTCGGGATTTTACTTCCGCAAAAAACAATCCTCTCTGAGACGCATAATTAGGATTGTAATAAATTCTCTCTTAGTAGCTCGAACACTATGTCCTCTGCCGATCCCCAGGTTTCTGCATGCCGCCATTGTCAGCACTACCAGCTGCAAGGCCGTCGAGGTGGGTTATGCCAAAAATTCAATGCTGCGGTTGAGAGTGATTGGTCTGCCTGTTCGCTAGCTGAACCGGTTTTTTCTAGCGCGAGTGACTTGAGTCCGATCAATCTACCAGCAATGATGGCGGCGGCAACTGGAGTGCTCAATCATGATGTGGTGCCAATCGACACATTGCTTTCTCCGATGTCATCGGAGACCGTTGATTCGCGATCGGCTTAATGTCTGTTAGTTTGATTGACAACAGAATTTTGCGGTCGAACTAAATTTACGTCCGACTTTTATAAATTGAGATCGCAGTGGCTAGAAGCTACCTTGCTGCGATCTCAATTTTTTTGGGGAAAATATCCTCATTTATCGAATAAATGGTCGGAACATCCAACCGCGCTGGCCCTGGAACGATACTTCGCGCCATTTTCCGAGTTGGCGACCTTCATCAATTACCCAGTAGCCATCCGGAATGCCGCGAATGCGCTGGTTTTCGACACCAGGGCCAACCCGTAGATTAACGCCATCATAAACGTCCGGCGATCGCACGAAGAATCCCGCAACTGGAAGTTTGGGTTGGGATGTGGCCGGGTTCGCGGTTCGATTGACTGTGCTTGGTATGGCT contains:
- a CDS encoding fatty acid desaturase: MTATQISPQALLDKADASELSLKDIIRSIPKEYFQKDASKAWTRVVVNTALVALGYWSLAVAPWYLLPLCWVFTGTALTGFFVIAHDCGHRSFSNKLWVNDLVGHITLLPILYPFHSWRLLHDKHHKHTNKMDVDNAWQPWRTEFYDGLNGVERFVYRLMRGWLWPVGSILHWALIHFKRENYASERDWKNAKFSNTVVIVAGLIGLPLLTLTTGVGGLITFWFMPFLVYHFWMSTFTVVHHTLPEIPFQEPEDWNEAESQLFGTVHCDYPKWVEFMCHDINVHIPHHISTAIPSYNLRKAHRFLQGVWGDRLVERKFNLELMKEVTVCHLYHPERNYQTFEEYKQG
- the glyQ gene encoding glycine--tRNA ligase subunit alpha; the protein is MNFQSVISALHQFWSDRGCLVMQPYDTEKGAGTKSPHTFLRAIGPEPWSVAYVEPCRRPGDGRYGENPNRGQHYYQYQVLIKPSPENIQEIYLDSLRVLGIQPEEHDIRFVEDNWEDAAVGAWGVGWEVWLDGMEVTQFTYFQQCGGLDCKPVSVEITYGLERLTMYLQGVDSIFDIQWNDEITYGDIHMQGEIEESTYNFEASDSDLLFNLFSLYEQEAVRLMEKELVLPAFSYVLKCSHTFNLLDARGVISVTERNRYIGKVRNLSRKVATLYYNQREALGFPLLKEQAVAATK
- a CDS encoding DUF721 domain-containing protein, with the translated sequence MAFQGLQSVLRQIERQYQSPQQRHWRSLNQVWPQIVGEKLAAQTRLMNIRSQVLQVAVANPILVQTLMFERSRFLKKLTVALAAQNNELIPETLITDLRFSTAGWHQAKTLDSPYHQFNSWDQHPCQSPPSEAPPKPTQTTLFQDPAIAFQRWSEQARDRYQTAPSCPQCSGPALAGELERWGFCSLCYSQSQMLRPDSSLAEPLD